A single region of the Ptychodera flava strain L36383 chromosome 9, AS_Pfla_20210202, whole genome shotgun sequence genome encodes:
- the LOC139140815 gene encoding glycoprotein-N-acetylgalactosamine 3-beta-galactosyltransferase 1-like translates to MDKFGYFTFLLGLAGGVLFILILNQYDTVFTSSVLMYSDSVLSGMAVLWNPKEISKPGKYENSYFYRVNGTRFEIIESELSKRLEEENFDPWHQRDLLYSNVKILCQVYVSNVQLGKLGKSILDTWGTHCNKLVIVSSAIDQNLKDLYYVDIPDKPEMAWEKTKQGFRQAFERYRNEYHYFLKVDSSMVVVLENLRYLLFVHNTSIPGYAGHVFLDKAGRSSIVVSRMALEKLQTKLNDCPSEVGGKDDASELTRCFQKVGIISSTDGRDYKGRLRFEMTKPDHKLPSNAGVALSFGSLYWRYIKFPQFKGPECCYEYAIMYSDVKQTSMYYMEYMVYHLRPFGVGQFKCAADSDADNKLALQQQQEKEIKEEKKAENEKVQDNETI, encoded by the exons ATGGACAAATTCGGATACTTCACATTTTTGCTTGGTCTGGCTGGCGGTGTGCTGTTCATCCTTATTCTCAACCAGTATGACACCGTCTTCACCTCAAGTGTGTTGATGTACAGTGACTCCGTGCTGTCAGGAATGGCAGTGTTATGGAACCCGAAGGAAATCTCAAAACCCGGCAAATATGAAAACAGTTATTTCTATAGAGTCAATGGAACACGCTTTGAGATTATTGAATCAGAATTATCAAAGAGACTAGAAGAGGAGAATTTTGATCCCTGGCACCAAAGAGACCTCTTGTACAGTAATGTGAAAATACTGTGCCAGGTGTATGTTAGCAATGTTCAGCTTGGAAAGCTAGGCAAATCAATACTTGACACCTGGGGTACACATTGTAACAAACTTGTCATTGTCAGCAGTGCTATTGaccaaaatttgaaagatttgtaCTACGTTGACATTCCGGACAAACCAGAAATGGCATGGGAAAAGACCAAACAGGGTTTCAGACAGGCATTTGAGAGGTACCGGAATGAGTACCATTACTTCCTCAAAGTTGATTCCAGCATGGTTGTTGTACTGGAAAACCTACGGTATCTCTTGTTTGTCCACAACACCAGCATTCCTGGCTATGCTGGACATGTGTTCCTGGATAAAGCCGGCAGATCCAGCATTGTTGTCAGCCGCATGGCGCTGGagaaattgcaaacaaaactgAATGACTGCCCGAGTGAAGTTGGAGGCAAAGATGATGCCAGTGAACTTACAAGATGTTTCCAGAAAGTTGGAATCATATCGAGCACAGATGGACGTGATTACAAAGGCCGTCTAAGATTTGAAATGACGAAACCAGACCATAAACTGCCTTCAAATGCCGGAGTTGCCTTATCATTTGGCAGTTTGTACTGGAGATACATCAAATTCCCTCAATTCAAG GGTCCAGAATGCTGCTATGAGTATGCTATCATGTACAGTGATGTAAAACAGACTTCAATGTACTACATGGAGTACATGGTGTATCACCTACGGCCGTTTGGAGTCGGGCAATTCAAGTGTGCTGCAGACAGTGATGCAGATAATAAACTAGCacttcaacaacaacaagagaaggaaataaaagaagaaaagaaagctgaaaatgaaaaagtaCAAGATAATGAAACAAtatga
- the LOC139140814 gene encoding uncharacterized protein, with translation MASPLVDVYVKLTTGRVVTYEMMPSTTVTEIYKKVAEEEMVPDNRVVLRYTGKIVKRQHTIEYLGICKETILKSQVLTLRSMTIFVKTEKGCTIPMTLNNLTTLAEVKDRIQSQEGTAPHLQTLKHSKVVLQPNSESLENLGIKDEDVITLTTREVTEERTAPTEENDELDEDTLQELLNNFAADLTSDKAVEVVFSFDTTGSMYSCLQQVRDKLEDAVRKLLKDIPKIRIGILAHGDYCDYDKYVIKTCDLSSDVDQLVKFVNDVPRTGGGDSPECYEWVLRCAQRLDWSQDSAKALVVIGDDLPHPVSYTDQNVNWHEELVTLKEMSIKVYGVKAQNNSYSTPFYEEIADQTGGAYIQFKHFSVITDMFLAVCYKESGEEQLNAFCEEVKTEGRMTEDMAEIFQQLEEKPKTDDNGDDGNNNDDKKGHRYVNASWWDPSLDHGSVQYCYNAKTDKWMAPSRKSSPSARSTPSSSSTTKSISSPTTFHSYHGKADGFKTSKQRFSLRKSRSSRAYSSPATASTKKCVIQ, from the exons ATGGCTTCACCACTGGTCGACGTTTACGTGAAGTTGACCACTGGCAGAGTTGTCACTTACGAAATGATGCCATCCACGACTGTCACAGAAATATACAAGAAAGTGGCCGAGGAAGAAATGGTTCCGGATAACAGAGTTGTGTTAAGATATACTggtaaaattgttaaaagacAACACACAATTGAATATCTAGgaatatgcaaagaaactatCCTGAAGTCACAG GTGCTGACATTGCGGTCCATGACAATCTTTGTGAAAACAGAGAAAGGCTGTACCATCCCAATGACCCTGAATAATCTGACAACCCTGGCTGAAGTCAAAGACCGGATACAATCACAGGAAGGCACAGCGCCACACTTACAAACACTGAAG CATTCTAAAGTTGTTCTCCAACCAAATTCTGAGAGTCTTGAAAACCTCGGAATTAAAGATGAAGATGTCATAACTCTCACTACCAGAGAGGTGACAGAAGAGAGGACTGCCCCGACAGAAGAAAATGATGAACTAGATGAAGATACATTACAG GAATTGTTGAACAACTTTGCTGCTGATCTAACGTCAGACAAGGCTGTTGAAGTGGTGTTTTCATTTGATACAACTGGCAGTATGTACTCCTGTCTCCAGCAG GTGAGAGACAAGCTTGAAGATGCAGTGAGGAAACTGTTGAAAGACATCCCCAAGATAAGAATTGGAATCCTGGCGCATGGAGATTACTGTGATTACGACAAATATGTCATCAAAACTTGTGATCTTAGTTCTGATGTTGATCAACTGGTCAAGTTTGTCAATGATGTACCTCGTACAGGTGGCGGAGACTCTCCCGAG TGCTACGAATGGGTGTTGAGATGTGCACAGAGACTAGACTGGAGTCAGGATTCTGCCAAAGCACTGGTTGTCATTGGTGATGACCTTCCACATCCCGTGTCCTACACTGACCAGAATGTCAACTGGCACGAGGAACTGGTAACGTTGAAAGAGATGAGCATTAAG GTATACGGTGTGAAAGCCCAGAATAACAGTTATTCCACACCATTCTATGAAGAGATAGCAGATCAAACCGGTGGTGCTTATATCCAGTTTAAGCATTTCTCAGTAATCACAGACATGTTCCTAGCTG TTTGTTACAAGGAATCTGGAGAGGAACAactgaatgcgttctgtgaagAAGTTAAAACAGAAGGCAGAATGACAGAAGACATGGCTGAAATTTTTCAGCAGCTTGAAGAGAAACCTAAGACGgatgataatggtgatgatggcaataacaatgatgataaaaag GGTCATCGGTATGTGAATGCCAGCTGGTGGGATCCATCCTTGGACCACGGTAGTGTGCAGTATTGTTATAATGCAAAGACAGACAAATGGATGGCACCGTCAAGAAAATCCTCACCAAGCGCTAGATCAACACCTTCAAGTTCATCGACAACGAAATCAATTTCTTCACCAACAACCTTTCATTCATATCATGGCAAAG CTGATGGTTTCAAGACTTCAAAACAAAGATTTTCTCTGAGGAAGTCCAGGTCATCCAGGGCGTATAGTTCCCCAGCTACTGCCTCGACCAAGAAATGTGTCATCCAGTGA